CCACGCCGGAGCGGATACGACCGCGACGGGCGATCGCCGAGAGGCGAGGACGATGCCACCGCGCGGCCGCCCGGCGTGGCCCTCGATCTCGGGGGAGGATCACGTCACCCGTCGCCGCCCGACGCGAACTCACGACAGCCCGGCCTGCGCGCGACTGCGCCGACTGACCGCGTCGACCGTGACTGCGAGCAGTAGAACACCGCCGGTCACCATGAATTTGATCGACGACGAGTAGCCGAGCAGATCCATGCCGTTGGAGATCGACTGGATGACGAGCGCCCCGAACAGCGCCGCCCACACGGTGCCGCGTCCACCGAACAGGCTGGTGCCGCCGATCACTGCGGCGGCGATGGCGTTCAACAGCAGATCCCCTCCGCCGGAGCTCTGGTTCACCGCGAGCAGCCTTGCGGCCAGGATCACGCCACCGAAGGCCGCCAGCGTGGAGGCGATGGCGAACACCGCGACGCGGATCCCGGTGACGCTGATGCCCGCGCGTCGAGCTGCCTCGGCGTTGCCCCCGACCGCGAAGACATGGCGACCCCAGCGCGTGCGTCGGGTGATGACATCGAAGATCACCACCAGGCCGAGCAGGATCAGCAGGGCGATCGGGACCCCCCGGTCACGGTTGAGGAACACGACGAACCCGAGCGCGAGCACCGCCAGCAACCCGACCTTGGCGATGACCAACCACGTCGGGCTGGCAGTGAGTCCGGCCGCGCGGCGGCGTCGCTGCTCGATGACGCGCGTTGCGGCATAGACCGCGATGACGGCGACGGCGACGATCCAGCCGGCGGCCACCGGAAGGAAGCTGCGCGCCAGGACCGTGATCGCCGTGGCGCTGATGTTGATCGTCCCGGTGGTGCCGAGCACGAACAGCAACGCCCCTTGGAACGCCAGGAAACCTGCCAGGGTCACCACGAACGAGGGAACACGAAACCGGGTGATCCAGAACCCGTTGAACAAGCCGATCGCGAGCCCGACCACCAGGGCGGCCAGGATCGCCAGAGGCCCCGGCCAGCCCAGCTTGACGTTGAGAACCGCCATCACCGCCGCCGCGAACCCACTCACCTGCGCGACGGACAGGTCGATCTCACCGAGCAGCAGCACGAGGACCACGCCGACGGCGATCGTGCCGAGACCGGCCATCTGCAGCATCAGGTTGGTGACGTTGAGCGGCGAGATGAACCGCTCGTTCAGAAGGTAGAAGACCACCCAGATCGCCACCAACCCGACGACGACCGGCAGCGAGCCGAGGTCGCCGCTGGACAGCCGGCGACGGAGCGACATGACGACATCGGCGACGGACTGCGCCTCCGCGACGGGCCGTGCGGCCTGCGTGGCCGGGCTCTCGAACTCATCGCTGGTGTCGGGTGCCGTGTGCTGGCTCATGCCGCCCCTCCCCGTGCGCCGTTGCCGTCGCTGGAGCCGAGCCCAGCACCTGTGATCGCCGCAACCACCTCGTCCTCGGTGACGGCGCCCACGTCATAGCTGCCGGCGAAGCGACCCAGCCGAAGGACGACGATGCGGTCGGCGACCTTGAACACGTCCACGAGGTTGTGACTGATGACGACGACCGCCATGCCGCGCCCCTTCAGCCGACGGATCAGCTCGAGCACCTGTGCCTTCTGGGCGACGCCCAGCGCCGCCGTCGGCTCGTCGAGCAGCACCAGCCGGGGCTCGCCGAGCATGGCGCGCGCGATCGCAACGGTCTGTCGCTGACCACCCGACAGGGACGCGACCAGCGTGCGGACACTCGTGAGCGTGCGCACCGCGAGCTCGTCGAGGAGCGCGCGGGTGCGCTTCTCCATCGACACCTCGTCGATGAGGCGGGCGGCCGCGGTCCGCTCGCGCCCCAGGTGGAGGTTCGCGACCACGTCCAGGTTCTCGCACAGCGCCAGGTCCTGGTAGACGGTGGCGATCCCCAGCACCTGCGCGTCGTGCGGGCTGGTGATGTGCACGACGTCGCCGGCGAACCTGATCTCGCCGTCGTCAGCCGGCTGGGCGCCGGCGATCGCCTTGACCAACGTCGACTTGCCGGCGCCGTTGTCGCCCACGAGGGCGACCACCTCTCCGGCGTTCGCCTCGAACGCGACGTCGACCAGCGCCTCCACCGCGCCGAATCGTTTGGTGATGCCCGACATCGCGAGCAGCGGTTCACCGGCCATGGTGCCCTCCGGCAGATCGGCCGGGGTCGGTGACCCTGACGGGTCACCGACCCGGCGGTGTGGCTACTGCAGACCGGCGTCGGCGCAGGCCTGCTGGTACTCCTCGGTGCAGATCTGCTCCACCGACAGGAACCCGTCGGCGATGATGGTGTCCTGCACGTTGTCCGTCGTGACGACCACCGGCTTGAGCAGGTAGGACGGAACGTCCCCGGCCTCGTTGTTGACGGTGGTCTGTTCGACGTCGACCTGTGGCTCCTCACCGTTGACCAGCGCCACGGCCAGCTCGGCGGCGAGCTCCGCCTCCGGCGTGATCGCCTTGTAGACGGTCATGCCCTGCTCTCCTGCGAGGATGCGCTGGATCGCCGCCAGTTCCGCGTCCTGCCCGGTGGTCGGCGGGACCGGGTCGAAGCCTGCGCCCTTCATCGCGGCGATCGCGCCGCCGGCGGTGCCGTCATTGGCGGCATAGACGCCCTGAATCTGCTCCTTGCCGATCGCGGTGATCGCCTGATCCATCTCCTGCTGCGCCTCGTCGGGGCTCCAGTCCGGGGTGTCGTACTCCTGGCCGACCTCGAGACCACTGTCGTCGATCACACTGTGCGCGCCCTGCTTGAACAACTTGGCGTTGTTGTCGGTCGGCGCGCCATTGATCATCACGATGGTTCCGCCCTCGGGCACGTTGTCGACGATCCACTGGCCCTGCAGCCTGCCGACCTCCTCGTTGTCGAACGAGATGTAGTAGTCGACCGGTGCGCCCACGATCAGCCGGTCATAGCTGATCACGGGGACGTCCTGAGAGCTGGCCTGTTCCACGATCGCCGCCGCCGACTGGGAGTCGACGGGGTCGAGCACCATCACCTGCGCGCCGTTGACGAGTGCCGCCTCCGCCTGCTGCTGCTGCTTCGACGCGTCCTGGTCGGCGTTGCTGTAGATGATCTCGCAGTCGGGGCACAGCTCGGAGACCTTGTTCTCGAAGGCGGGCCGGTCCTGGTTCTCGTACCGCGTGGTCTTGGACTCAGGGAGCAGGAGCGCGATCGCGCCGCCGCCGCCGTCACCACCACCGCCTTCGGACGCCGACGCGCCGGCGGAGGGCGCGGCCTCCGACGCTCCACCCGCCCCGCTCTCGCCATCGCCGCCGCCGCACGCGGCAGCCAGCATGCCCAGCACGACGACGACCGCCCACACTGGCAGTCGGCTCGAGATCAACCTTGTCATGATGCACAACCTTCCTCGGTCGGCTGCCTAAGACGGCACCCTCCGACCACGACCGTAGCGAAGCTGGCACAGTCTAATCCCGCCGCGGAACTGGGAACCACGTTTTTTCGCGTCGCCGATCGACCTCCCCACCGACGGCGGAGCGATGCCCGGTCGGCCGGTCGCGGAGCAGCGCAGTCTCAGCGCGCGCATTGATTCCGGGTCGCAACTGCATCGTTTCGCGCCGAACTGTGGTGTCCCTGCCCGCGGGCTACAGTCCCGTCCCCGAGCCGGTCACAAGCGGAGACAAGTATGAGCGGCGCGTTCTTCCCCGAGGTCGACGGCCGGATCCGGTATGCCGGCCTGGACAGCACCGACCCGCTGACGTTCCGGTGGTACGACGCCGACCGCGAGGTGGCCGGCCGACGGATGGCCGATCACCTGCGGTTCGCCGTGGCCTACTGGCACTCGTTCAACTGGACCGGGTTCGACATCTTCGGCGACGGCACGCTGCCCCGCCCCTGGCTGCACGACCCCGGCGACCCTGTGGGTGCCGCCCGCCGCAAGATGGAGGTCGCCTTCGAGTTCCTGGCCAAGCTCGGCGCGCCGTTCTTCTGCTTCCACGACCGCGACCTCGCCCCCGCCAGCGACACGTTCGCGGCGTCGTGCGCCAACCTCGACGCCATGGCCGACGAGGCCGCCGCCCACATGGAGCGCACAGGGGTCGGGCTGCTGTGGGCCACCGCGAACCTGTTCAGCCACCCGCGCTACGCAGCGGGCGCCGCGACCAACCCCGACCCGGAGGTGTTCGCGTACGCCGCCGGCCAGGTGCGCCACTGCCTGGAGGTCACCCATCGGCTCGGTGGTGCGAACTACGTGATGTGGGGCGGGCGTGAGGGCTACGAGACGCTGCTCAACACCGACATGCGGCGCGAGCTCGACCAGATGGCCCGCTTCGTGCACCTCGTCGTGGAGCACAAGCACCGGATCGGCTTCGAGGGCCCGATCCTGCTCGAGCCGAAGCCGTTCGAGCCGACCAAGCACCAGTACGACTTCGACGTCGCGGCCGTCCACGCGTTCCTCCAACGCTACGACCTGACCGACGACGTCAAGGTCAACATCGAGGTCAACCACGCCGAGCTGTCCGGCCACGACTTCGCTCACGAGGTCGAGTACGCGGCAGCCATGGGGATCCTGGGCTCGGTCGACGCCAACGCCGGCGACGACCGGCTGGGCTGGGACGTCGACCGGTTCCCCGCGTCCGTCGGCGACCACGTGCCGGCCCTGCACGCGATCCTGCAGGCGGGCGGCTTCACGACCGGTGGCTTCAACTTCGACGCCAAGCTGCGGCGCCAGTCCGTCGATCGCCTCGACCTGTTCCACGCCCACATCGGCGCCATGGACACGCTGGCCCACGCACTGGTGGTCGCGGCAGCGATGCTCGAGGACGGCGCGCTCACCGACGTCCGCGCCGCGCGCTACGCGGGATGGACCGACGGGCTGGGCCGGTCCATCCTCGACGGCGACCTGAGCCTGGACGACCTCTACCGCCACGTGCACGACGGCAACGAGACCGACGAGCCCGTCTCGGGCCGCCAGGAGGCGCTCGAACGCGTGGTCGGACGCTACATCGACCAGACCCGCTGAGCAGGGGTGCCCACGATGGCGGACCAGCTCGTGTGCGGCATCGACTCGTCGACGCAGTCGACCAAGGTCGAGCTGCGCGACCCCGGTTCGGGCGAGCTCGTCGCCACCGGACACGCCGCGCACCCGATCACCCCGCCGCCGGCGAGCGAGCAGGACCCTCGGGCCTGGTGGTCGGCGCTGCGCGACGCGCTCGGTGTGGCCGGCGACCGCGGCCGCGACGTCGCGGCCGTCGCGGTCGCCGGACAGCAGCACGGGCTCGTGCTCGTCGACGACGCGGGGGACCCGCTGCGACCGGCGAAGCTGTGGAACGACACGACGTCGGCGCCGCACGCCCGGGCCCTGGTCGAACGCCACGGTGCGCAGGCATGGGCAGACGACGCCGGATCGGTGCCCGTCGCCTCGTTCACCGTGACCAAGCTCGCCTGGGTCGCCGACAACGAACCCGAGGTCCTGCACCGCACGCGACGGGTCATGCTGCCCCACGACTACCTGACCTGGCGGCTGACCGGCGAGCACGTCACCGATCGCGGCGACGCGTCGGGCACGGGGTGGTGGTCGCCGCGCGACGGCAGGTACGTCCGGTCCCTGCTCGGCCTCGTCGTCGACGATCCCGATGGATGGTTGGAGCGCCTCCCCCGGGTGCTGAGGCCCGACGAGCCGGCCGGTCGCGTGACCGACGCGGCGGCGGACGCAACCGGCCTTCCAGCGGGAGCACTCGTGACCTGCGGCACCGGCGACAACATGGCCGCGGCGCTCGGCCTGGGCCTCGAGTCCGGTGACGTGGTGATGTCACTGGGAACGTCGGGGACGGTCTACGCGATGTCGGACGAGCCCACGGCCGACGCGTCGGGTCTGGTGGCCGGCTTCGCCGACGCGACCGGGCGGTACCTGCCGCTGGTGTGCACGCTGAACGCGGCGGGCGTCACCGACATGGTCGCCGGACTGCTCGGCGTCGAGGTCGGCGCGCTCGCCGACCTGGCGCTGGACGCAGGAACGCCGGACACGCCGCTCGTGCTGGTGCCCTACCTCGAGGGCGAGCGCACGCCCGACCTGCCGACCGCGACCGGCCTGGTGACGGGTCTGCGCCGCGGCACGGGGCGCGCCGACCTGGCGCGCGCCGCCCACCTCGGCGTGCTGTGCGGGCTGTTCGCCGGCGTCGACGCGCTGCGCGGCAGCGGCGTGGCACTTGACGGACGACGGTTCCTGGTCGGCGGTGGCGCGCGTTCGGCCGCCTACCGCGCCTTCGCCGCCGACCTGTGGCGCGCACCCGTCGTAGTGCCCGCCGCCGAGGAGGCCGTCGCCGCGGGCGCCTGCATCCAGGCGGCCAGCGGTCTGCATGGCGAGCTGCCGGGCCAGGTCGCGCGGCGCTGGTCGCTGGGGACCGGCACCACGATCGAGCCCGCGGGCCTCGTCGACACCGACGAGGTCCGCGTGGCCTATGCCGACGCGGCCGGGGCCGCCGCTCGACTCGCGGGCGACTGACCTGCGGTCACCCGCTCGCGGCGACGATGAGCGGGTCATCGCACACCGTGCGCAGCGCCCTGGCCGCCGCGCCCCGCACAGCCGCTGCGGTGCCCAGCGACGACGGCACCACCGCCACGTCGGCGTAGCGCAGGACGAAGGACCGCCGCTCGAGCTCGGCACGGAGCGGGTCGCGGAGCCAGTCGTGCAGCGCCGCGAAGCTGCCGCCCAGCACAACACTGTTCGGCGCGAACAGGTTGACCATGGTGGCCAGCGCACGCCCCAGCGTGCGTCCGGCCTCGTGGAGCGCATCGAGCGTGGCCGCGTCGCCGGCACGCGCCCGCTCCACCAGGGCGGCGACGCCGCCGTCCGGGACAGCGACCGTGGTCCCGACGCGCGCCTCCAGGCCGGCCGCCGTCAGCAGCGCCTCCTGCCCGACCAGCCGCTCCAGGCAACCGTAGGAGCCGCAGGGACAGGGCCGACCCTCGACCATCGGGATGTGCCCGAACTCCCCGCCGAACCCGGCGCCGCCACGCACGAGCTCACCGCGGATGACGACGCCCGCACCCACACCGGTCTCGCCGCTGATGTGGACGAAGTCGCCCAGGTCGCGCCCTCGACCCTGCCAGAGCTCGCCCTGGGCGGCGAGGTTGGCCTCGTTGTCGACCATCGTGTGCAACGCCGGACGGCCCAGGCGCGCGGCCAGCTCCGCCGTCAGGGGAATCGCCTCCCACCCGAGGTTCGGCGCGAACACCAGGGTGCCGGTGTCGACGTCGACGAGACCGGGCGCGCCGAGGGTGGCGGCCACCGGGGTCAGCCCCTCCGCCTCGCACGCCGCGATCGCCGCCCGACCCAGGCCGGCGAGCTCGTCGAACACCTGTCCCGGCCCCGATCCCCTGTTCTCGCGCGCGAGCAGCCGCTCGTGCCGGACCCGGCCGGTCAGGTCGATCACGCACACCGCCAGGTAGTCGACATTGATCTCCAGACCGAGGCCCGCCACGGACTCTCCAGACAGCTCGACCAGCCGGCCGGGCCGACCGACGGTGCCGTCGTCCTCCCAGCCCGCATCGCTGAGCAGCCCACGGTCGGTGAGATCCGCGACGAGCGTGGACACGGTCGACTTGGTCAGCCCGGTCGACTCGGCGATTGCCGCACGCGACCGCGGACCCTGCTCCATGATCTCCTGCAGCACGAGCCGCAGGTTCAGGCGACGCATGCTGCGCGGTCGGACCGGTCCGGATCCGCTGGTCGTAGGAATCAGATCGGCCATCCCTCTCCCGCAACGTCCGGCTGCCCCGGCGGGCCGGCGACGGGTCACTGGCCCATCGTAATCCTGGCGCGGGACGCGTCAGCGCACGCCCGCGATCGTAGGCTGTCGCGCATGGAACCGACCGGCCGCTTCCAGCATGGCGCCTACATCGTGCTGCTCACCGTGTTCAGGCGGCTGCCCTCCGTCGTGCGCCGGACGCTGGTCCGTGCGGGCACACCGGGCTTCACCGTGGGCGCGGTCTGCGCGATCGACCACCACGGGTCGTTCCTCGTCCTGCGCCAGCCGCACCGCCCGGGATGGAGCCTCCCGGGCGGTCTGCTCAACCCCGGGGAGTCCGCCGCGCAGGGCGTCGTGCGCGAGGTGCGGGAGGAGACCGGGCTGCGCATCGAGGTCGGCCTGCCGCTGAGCGTCCAGGTCAACGGTCAGGTCCGACGCGTCGACGTCGTCTACCGCATCCGCGTGGATGCGCGTCCCGACGTCACCGCGGGCGGTGAGGCGACGGAG
This Euzebyales bacterium DNA region includes the following protein-coding sequences:
- a CDS encoding ATP-binding cassette domain-containing protein: MAGEPLLAMSGITKRFGAVEALVDVAFEANAGEVVALVGDNGAGKSTLVKAIAGAQPADDGEIRFAGDVVHITSPHDAQVLGIATVYQDLALCENLDVVANLHLGRERTAAARLIDEVSMEKRTRALLDELAVRTLTSVRTLVASLSGGQRQTVAIARAMLGEPRLVLLDEPTAALGVAQKAQVLELIRRLKGRGMAVVVISHNLVDVFKVADRIVVLRLGRFAGSYDVGAVTEDEVVAAITGAGLGSSDGNGARGGAA
- the xylB gene encoding xylulokinase — protein: MADQLVCGIDSSTQSTKVELRDPGSGELVATGHAAHPITPPPASEQDPRAWWSALRDALGVAGDRGRDVAAVAVAGQQHGLVLVDDAGDPLRPAKLWNDTTSAPHARALVERHGAQAWADDAGSVPVASFTVTKLAWVADNEPEVLHRTRRVMLPHDYLTWRLTGEHVTDRGDASGTGWWSPRDGRYVRSLLGLVVDDPDGWLERLPRVLRPDEPAGRVTDAAADATGLPAGALVTCGTGDNMAAALGLGLESGDVVMSLGTSGTVYAMSDEPTADASGLVAGFADATGRYLPLVCTLNAAGVTDMVAGLLGVEVGALADLALDAGTPDTPLVLVPYLEGERTPDLPTATGLVTGLRRGTGRADLARAAHLGVLCGLFAGVDALRGSGVALDGRRFLVGGGARSAAYRAFAADLWRAPVVVPAAEEAVAAGACIQAASGLHGELPGQVARRWSLGTGTTIEPAGLVDTDEVRVAYADAAGAAARLAGD
- the xylA gene encoding xylose isomerase — its product is MSGAFFPEVDGRIRYAGLDSTDPLTFRWYDADREVAGRRMADHLRFAVAYWHSFNWTGFDIFGDGTLPRPWLHDPGDPVGAARRKMEVAFEFLAKLGAPFFCFHDRDLAPASDTFAASCANLDAMADEAAAHMERTGVGLLWATANLFSHPRYAAGAATNPDPEVFAYAAGQVRHCLEVTHRLGGANYVMWGGREGYETLLNTDMRRELDQMARFVHLVVEHKHRIGFEGPILLEPKPFEPTKHQYDFDVAAVHAFLQRYDLTDDVKVNIEVNHAELSGHDFAHEVEYAAAMGILGSVDANAGDDRLGWDVDRFPASVGDHVPALHAILQAGGFTTGGFNFDAKLRRQSVDRLDLFHAHIGAMDTLAHALVVAAAMLEDGALTDVRAARYAGWTDGLGRSILDGDLSLDDLYRHVHDGNETDEPVSGRQEALERVVGRYIDQTR
- a CDS encoding sugar ABC transporter substrate-binding protein; translation: MTRLISSRLPVWAVVVVLGMLAAACGGGDGESGAGGASEAAPSAGASASEGGGGDGGGGAIALLLPESKTTRYENQDRPAFENKVSELCPDCEIIYSNADQDASKQQQQAEAALVNGAQVMVLDPVDSQSAAAIVEQASSQDVPVISYDRLIVGAPVDYYISFDNEEVGRLQGQWIVDNVPEGGTIVMINGAPTDNNAKLFKQGAHSVIDDSGLEVGQEYDTPDWSPDEAQQEMDQAITAIGKEQIQGVYAANDGTAGGAIAAMKGAGFDPVPPTTGQDAELAAIQRILAGEQGMTVYKAITPEAELAAELAVALVNGEEPQVDVEQTTVNNEAGDVPSYLLKPVVVTTDNVQDTIIADGFLSVEQICTEEYQQACADAGLQ
- a CDS encoding ROK family transcriptional regulator; the encoded protein is MRRLNLRLVLQEIMEQGPRSRAAIAESTGLTKSTVSTLVADLTDRGLLSDAGWEDDGTVGRPGRLVELSGESVAGLGLEINVDYLAVCVIDLTGRVRHERLLARENRGSGPGQVFDELAGLGRAAIAACEAEGLTPVAATLGAPGLVDVDTGTLVFAPNLGWEAIPLTAELAARLGRPALHTMVDNEANLAAQGELWQGRGRDLGDFVHISGETGVGAGVVIRGELVRGGAGFGGEFGHIPMVEGRPCPCGSYGCLERLVGQEALLTAAGLEARVGTTVAVPDGGVAALVERARAGDAATLDALHEAGRTLGRALATMVNLFAPNSVVLGGSFAALHDWLRDPLRAELERRSFVLRYADVAVVPSSLGTAAAVRGAAARALRTVCDDPLIVAASG
- a CDS encoding NUDIX domain-containing protein, translated to MEPTGRFQHGAYIVLLTVFRRLPSVVRRTLVRAGTPGFTVGAVCAIDHHGSFLVLRQPHRPGWSLPGGLLNPGESAAQGVVREVREETGLRIEVGLPLSVQVNGQVRRVDVVYRIRVDARPDVTAGGEATEARWLPPSKVVAGADDPTREIMDLLARADEPDATEGRLLDRV